In a single window of the Oscarella lobularis chromosome 2, ooOscLobu1.1, whole genome shotgun sequence genome:
- the LOC136200025 gene encoding PHD finger protein 10-like, whose amino-acid sequence MAKSAKSLEKQTNGADGLPLIDLTFPAERLFEYQWPRDDPSAEFYLLQEQVAEYLGINGTRLSRRARLLFDEGAIDEQQFSQGLTALRSDDVCQLMMREHPDEYRRYARVLQDRELKKRADEQKALVSSTTKRPGGRGRGGGGDSLRVQHAWKRASQQATDFNAKLARDRETRRCAYYDFQTNLIHYW is encoded by the exons aTGGCAAAATCTGCGAAATCGCTGGAGAAACAGACAAACGGTGCGGACGGACTGCCGCTTATTGACTTGACGTTTCCAGCCGAACGCCTCTTCGAATACCAGTGGCCTCGAGACGATCCGTCGGCCGAGTTCTACCTCCTGCAAGAGCAAGTCGCCGAATACCTCGGCATCAACGGA ACCCGTCTTAGTCGAAGAGCGCGATTACTCTTCGACGAGGGAGCGATCGACGAACAGCaattttctcaaggcctCACAGCACTGCGCAGTGATGACGTTTGTCAGCTGATGATGCGCGAGCATCCGGACGAGTACAGGCGCTATGCGCGCGTGCTTCAAGATCGCGAGCTGAAAAAGCGCGCCGACGAACAAAAGGCGCTCGTTTCCTCGACAACGAAAAGACCCGGCGGTCGcggacgcggcggcggcggcgattcgctGCGCGTGCAACACGCGTGGAAGCGCGCGTCCCAGCAGGCGACCGATTTCAACGCAAAATTGGCGCGAGAtcgcgaaacgcgtcgctGCGCCTATTACGACTTTCAAACGAATTTGATTCACTATTGGTGA
- the LOC136183935 gene encoding solute carrier family 15 member 3-like: MDEGLLAPDLQSEQPTGHCSAITRFNQGRRALAILLFIQTLQGAALWSITLSVITYSTFFLNFSPKAVTATSIIVTGTSYVLSLPIAWFADRKVGCFVVLAVALPVYTAGAGLIAASALKTKPSDAADLSDRSDSYDIATFVSGIVLAGFGASSVRAVLMPYMLDQLGDGSQRRSVIASFCTISFFFINVGAVLAIGLGLWLCREPRFWVQTPEYHDSYNFFWLFLIAPVCLLGCCIALVFGKSTLITRYPCADLGARVPSLRSIIRAGCCFSCERRDFNVRVQEGAVQQQSAISALTKSLSAFVPVLSSLVIYYMTDAQYSSSFTEQSLHMNIYKNGSYLPSSQQPNETCNMTTASQHDSNFSPLLVTIINPLMFLLFLPIYQWIIRPLWEVIAKKEMTLLDRILFGMIVALLACLSATLVELFRVKSRFYFLCLHLGKAHTLHVFSSLSFYYQVPQYSLMGIAEVFSLVASAEFVLSRAPRQVRCTAIGFYFFVTGVGNYLGACLIYALRSFDLYYDDPSTEEHISTAVTRAENSKAYVFFICVDVVIFVNMLIFVFIKNRNWIARRAV; the protein is encoded by the coding sequence ATGGACGAAGGGTTGCTTGCACCGGATCTGCAGTCGGAGCAGCCAACAGGCCACTGCAGTGCCATAACTCGATTCAACCAGGGCAGGCGAGCCTTGGCTATTCTTCTCTTTATCCAGACACTCCAAGGAGCAGCACTCTGGTCCATCACATTGTCGGTGATCACGTACTCGACGTTCTTCCTCAATTTCTCGCCCAAAGCGGTCACTGCAACGTCTATCATAGTCACAGGAACAAGCTACGTTTTGTCACTTCCCATCGCCTGGTTTGCTGACCGAAAAGTCGGCTGCTTCGTCGTCCTAGCGGTAGCGCTTCCCGTCTACACGGCTGGTGCCGGACTCATAGCTGCATCGGCGCTAAAGACAAAGCCGAGCGACGCAGCCGACTTGAGCGACAGATCGGATTCGTATGATATTGCGACGTTTGTGTCCGGCATTGTTTTGGCCGGTTTCGGTGCGTCATCGGTGAGGGCCGTCCTTATGCCGTACATGCTCGATCAGCTTGGTGACGGAAGCCAACGCAGGTCCGTTATAGCATCTTTCTGCACGAtatcctttttcttcatcaacGTCGGCGCTGTTCTGGCCATCGGACTCGGCCTGTGGCTTTGCAGAGAACCGCGGTTTTGGGTCCAGACGCCGGAATATCACGATTCGTACAATTTCTTCTGGCTGTTTCTGATTGCTCCTGTCTGCCTACTTGGTTGCTGCATTGCTCTGGTGTTTGGCAAGTCGACATTGATCACGCGTTATCCTTGTGCCGATTTAGGCGCCAGGGTTCCAAGTCTCCGTTCCATAATTCGAGCTGGTTGTTGCTTTTCCTGCGAACGTCGCGATTTTAACGTACGAGTGCAAGAAGGCGCCGTTCAACAGCAAAGCGCTATCAGTGCACTGACGAAAAGTCTAAGTGCTTTTGTGCCAGTCCTTTCTAGTCTTGTCATCTACTACATGACCGACGCTCAGTATAGTAGTTCTTTTACAGAACAATCACTTCACATGAACATATATAAGAATGGAAGTTACCTGCCGTCGTCTCAGCAGCCAAATGAAACGTGCAacatgacgacggcgtcacAGCATGATAGTAACTTTTCGCCTCTTTTAGTCACCATCATAAATCCTCTTAtgtttcttctgtttctgcCAATCTACCAATGGATCATTCGTCCTCTCTGGGAAGTAAttgcaaagaaagagatgaCGTTGCTCGATCGTATACTTTTTGGTATGATCGTTGCTCTACTAGCTTGTCTTTCTGCGACACTTGTTGAACTCTTTCGCGTCAAATCTcggttttattttctctgtCTACATCTCGGCAAGGCCCATACGCTACACGTGTTTTCGTCACTCTCGTTTTACTACCAGGTGCCTCAGTACAGTCTAATGGGGATTGCCGAGGTGTTCTCTTTAGTAGCATCCGCTGAATTTGTCTTGTCAAGAGCGCCTCGACAAGTTCGCTGCACCGCCATAGGTTTCTATTTCTTTGTCACCGGCGTTGGAAATTATCTCGGCGCTTGTTTGATATATGCTCTACGATCCTTTGATCTCTACTATGACGATCCGTCAACGGAAGAGCATATTAGCACTGCTGTGACGAGAgcagaaaattcaaaagcCTACGTGTTTTTTATCTGTGTAGACGTTGTGATATTTGTGAACATGctgatttttgtttttatcaAAAATCGCAACTGGATTGCACGTCGTGCTGTGTAG
- the LOC136200020 gene encoding uncharacterized protein, which produces MKTFRTTSVCLQGHPGRDGIPGVPGVPGKPGPQGPPCISSCNGETATEGKPGAKGDKGDKGEQGQQGEKGAPGQPGGNISGERSHDRDILNWNQCLYKIKDSKDYGAVAECNIDKVSAATALRLTWSGALRVQGCTNCCMRWYFTVDGIECDQKIEAVIYQTQNLNIHRTSTITGYCETVEQNKVREGAHLIHLNVGNCLYHNNIYDAYTGLDSSQSRMTIEEVVFGQLTAKSFPFYKQRHDGYHSLNWKQCTHNRINYGLDFGDIIRCKFVKKRDDTWLKITYIGTLRITGAGSAMRWFVKIDGASCTLPAAIDAHAYEGVANDYHYPANIGGYCLQAGNLPILKGEHTVAFAVTNHNGDAFRDAYACWQSACRLVIEEVPPPEGAFPGNKTCGGTSGDKGKCAFPIAYSGKSYPYCTTAGRSRSWCSTVDGGWTYCACHDKNSITDYLPFLQWEQFTWMLNQGEDNSVLREVVIVKNENTSALRLSWLGDLRIACGTCCKRWFFKIDGHECTNPTRVEGVIYQNNNVNIHRSTTVTGICESKLTSSGHYSLAAGVRRIQFHVGTCNGNNPNVDANTGWDYVSRIVVEELPLPTLVLPQNVVGFLPNWKQCVFQSLNKGEDRGSLMHCWFTKREEKTFLRITYQGTLRLGYCHSCCMRWYFTIDGAECTNPNPIDTALHILHKTDHHRHSTVAGLCGGVGQSKKLPGGVRKVQFNVGQCTGYGQFDAYTCWNSACRIIIEEVPAPQ; this is translated from the exons ATGAAGACATTTCGCACAACAAGTGTTTGTCTTCAAG GCCATCCTGGAAGAGACG GAATTCCCGGGGTTCCGGGAGTTCCAGGAAAGCCCGGTCCCCAAGGCCCGCCGTGCATCAGCAGCTGCAACGGTGAGaccgcaactgaaggaaaaccTGGAGCCAAAG GTGATAAAGGCGACAAAGGTGAACAAGGGCAACAGGGAGAGAAAGGTGCACCTGGTCAGCCAG GAGGTAACATCAGCGGTGAGAGATCGCACGACAGAGACATTCTAAACTGGAATCAGTGCTTGTACAAAATCAAAGACAGCAAAGACTATGGCGCCGTTGCT GAGTGTAATATTGATAAAGTTTCGGCTGCTACAGCACTTCGGCTGACTTGGAGTGGCGCTCTTCGCGTTCAAGGATGTACAAATTGTTGCATGAGATGGTATTTCACCGTTGACGGCATAGAATGTGACCAGAAAATTGAAGCTGTCATCTATCAAACACAAAATCTTAATATTCACCGTACTTCTACTATAACCGGATACTGCGAAACGGTCGAGCAAAACAAAGTCAGAGAAGGGGCTCATCTTATCCATTTGAATGTTGGAAACTGCTTGTATCACAACAACATTTATGACGCTTATACTGGCCTCGATTCAAGCCAATCTCGAATGACGATAGAAGAAGTAGTTTTTG GTCAACTTACAGCTAAAAGCTTTCCTTTTTACAAACAACGCCACGACGGATATCATAGCCTAAACTGGAAGCAATGTACTCACAATCGTATCAACTACGGGTTGGATTTTGGTGACATTATTCGCTGCAAGTTCGTGAAAAAGAGAGATGATACGTGGTTAAAAATAACTTACATTGGAACGCTGCGTATAACAGG AGCGGGCAGTGCCATGCGATGGTTTGTAAAGATTGACGGCGCATCTTGCACACTTCCAGCGGCAATTGACGCACACGCTTACGAAGGCGTTGCTAATGACTACCATTATCCAGCTAATATTGGGGGCTATTGCTTGCAAGCGGGAAATTTGCCAATACTAAAAGGAGAGCATACTGTGGCTTTTGCTGTTACAAACCACAATGGAGATGCCTTCAGAGATGCTTATGCCTGCTGGCAAAGTGCATGCAGATTGGTTATCGAAGAAGTGCCTCCGCCCGAAGGAGCTTTCCCAG GCAACAAAACATGCGGAGGGACATCAGGTGATAAAGGAAAATGTGCTTTTCCTATCGCGTACAGCGGAAAGTCGTATCCGTATTGTACGACTGctggaagaagtcgaagttGGTGTTCAACGGTGGACGGTGGATGGACGTACTGTGCCTGCCACG ATAAAAACTCAATAACTGATTACTTGCCTTTTTTGCAATGGGAGCAATTTACCTGGATGCTGAATCAAGGGGAAGACAATAGCGTGTTGCGAGAAGTCGTTATTGTGAAAAACGAGAACACATCGGCGCTGCGGCTAAGTTGGCTTGGCGATCTGCGAATAGCCTGTGGAACATGCTGCAAGAGATGGTTTTTTAAGATAGATGGTCACGAGTGTACAAATCCTACCAGGGTCGAAGGAGTCATTTATCAG AATAACAACGTCAATATTCATCGTTCTACAACAGTAACTGGTATTTGCGAGTCCAAGCTTACATCAAGCGGGCATTACAGCCTAGCAGCTGGTGTACGAAGAATTCAGTTCCACGTGGGTACATGCAATGGAAATAACCCCAACGTCGATGCCAACACCGGATGGGATTACGTGTCTCGCATTGTTGTTGAAGAGCTTCCTCTCC CAACACTAGTTTTGCCacagaacgtcgtcggatttCTTCCAAACTGGAAACAGTGTGTCTTCCAGTCCCTCAACAAAGGAGAGGATAGGGGAAGCCTAATGCACTGCTGGTTTACAAAACGCGAGGAAAAAACTTTTCTTCGAATAACTTATCAAGGCACGTTGAGACTCGGATACTGTCACAGCTGCTGCATGCGTTGGTACTTCACTATTGACGGTGCAGAGTGCACCAATCCAAATCCCATTGACACTGCTTTGCATATTCTTCACAAAACGGATCACCATCGCCATTCAACAGTGGCAGGGCTGTGTGGAGGTGTAGGCCAATCTAAGAAACTCCCAGGTGGTGTTAGAAAAGTGCAGTTTAACGTCGGGCAGTGCACAGGCTATGGACAATTTGATGCGTACACCTGCTGGAATTCCGCATGCAGGATAATCATCGAAGAGGTTCCGGCGCCTCAGTGA